Below is a genomic region from Rosa chinensis cultivar Old Blush chromosome 5, RchiOBHm-V2, whole genome shotgun sequence.
TAGGACGCTAAAAAAACGTCCTTATATCTATTatagaacacaaaaaaaaaaatgtccttgaaacaaaaagaagacaTTTACATACAAATAATCTTTACAATCCCAAAACGTCATTGTATCTATTACTCGTTACAATATACTTGACTACAAGCACTTCTTGTAACTAATTCCTAGTTAAACGTACATTCTAATCTTATCTAATTCCTAGTTAAACGTACATTCTCATTATGAACAAGTGATACTAAGCACGAGCCATGAATCTGAACAAATAACTATATTTGAAGCAACTACTGGTATAACTCTGCCCTGcataagtcaatagttgaacaTAAGTAATAGGAAGGGATCAGATAAAAttgaacttgagattaacaATTTATCCCATCGCCTCAAGGCTCAGAGGTAACCAGACTTGATGACTTAGTACTTGTAGAGTAAACCAATAAGACATAATCAAAATACAAACATTCTCAACTTTACCTGTTATAAACTTTAACATTTAAACATGCCAGCAGCTACTAGCAACTTAAGTTGAGCATGTGATCTgcccagtaaaaaaaaaaaaaagattaaataaAGTACAGAAAAGCATATCAAAATATGCAAAGTAAACTTAAAAGAATAATATAAAGATGTATATTAAAGAAAGCTACCTTTACTTGGTCTCGAATATTCAGAAACATTAGCATATCAAGATGGTTTCTTACTTCCAGCATATAGGATATTACAGATACCAAGAAAAATTAGGGTTTAGTTAGACCAGATTCATACCTTGCAAGCAGTCACAGTTCTCCACCTCTGCAGAGGATAGCTGGGATGCGCGTGCAGGGTTGTAACAAGGTAAAGTACACCATAGCAGAAACAGCACCTTGTGCACCCTAAATGCCACAAACAAACCCAAGAGTTAAATGACCTAAATTTTCAAGTTTAGTGCAAtatacaaaaccaaaacatgaagatgatgacagctGCCAAGGTACCAATTGCAACTAAACATGcatatttaaattaaaaagtTGTATGAGCAGCAATACCTCTTAAGCGTTGTAGAAATGATAATGATTTTACTAATTGAAACTCTAAGAACCTTGTGCTCAGAAGAAATATGAATGAAAGGATCAATAAAGACCTATACTTTAAGTGAAACGTAATTACCTTCAGTGAATTTTCTAAATATAAAGTGCAAAACTGTAACAGTGCAGAAAAATATGTGAATAAAATTTGGCCTTATTCCCATGACTCACTCCCTTCTCACCTTCAATCATATACACTTGATCCCTCTGTTGCCAAGGCCAAATCCATCTCTCCACCATGTACTACTCTTCTTGATCCTCTCTACAGCCCTCCACTGACCACAGTAAGTATCAAAGAGAAAAGCATAAACTAAACCAAAAAGAGATACTGCAAAAAACAATTCACTGAAATAAACTCCTTGAGTTGTGGTCTATTACTtgggaaaaaaatgaaaaagaaaacatgcatTGTAAGTCCTTAGGTAGAGATCTGCAGATTGTTAGCAAATAGAGTAAGGACTAAACTGAAAGTATCAATATCCAAGTGCAAGCAAGAGTCTAATTCTTGATATCATCTATTTGATTCAAGTGAAACGAACGTCACATGCTCTGAGAATGATGCCTATTATGCAAATGATCAAATATCATAATTCCTAGGAAAACGATGTATACTGCAGTAGTAGCCAATTAATTTATCcaaaattaaagatggtttCATAAAATATATACATTCATATAGGCACAGAAGCAAATCTCAGAACAACAAACAGAGACAATTTGAGTTTTACCTCCCAGCGATACATACAGATTGCAGTTCAGAAGTGTAAACAGCTTTTGAGGAATTCTTTTTAACATAATACAACCCCATTCTCAATTTCCCTGCAAAAGAATGTATGAGTTTGAGAAGTTAAAAAAAGATAACTCTGCTAGTCTCATTAAATTCATTTAATAACTCTGATGGAAAATTAGTTGCTAATTGTAGTCAATGGAAACATAAATTAGTAAAAGACATGGTAGTCACAGTTCAATCTAATGCACACCATCTCATGACCACGACCCGACCCGACTATCTTCAGCCACCACCATTCGAACGAACCCAAAGCACCGCAGCCCAAGCAGCCACCATAGTCGAACCCGAACTGGCTTCCATCTATTCCACCACCGCAGCGTCATGCCACACCGCAGCACATTACCGCACCACCACAGATTGAATCTGTTCGACAACTGCAACCCGATCCCAAGGCAGCCGTGCAACCACCACGGTAGAAACCGATCCGGGAACTGGCCTTTCCGCCACCGCCACAGCCACCGCTCAACCGCGCCGCACCTCCGCACCACACCAGCGAGACGAACCGACCAGGATCCAAGCGTCCCCAGCCTGACCCAAAGCTCCTGCACAGCGTTGAAGAAGACAACTGAAGAAGACAAAATGAAGAAGAGCCGCCCCCAACCCTCGAGCCAACGATCTGGATCCGGAGGGATCAAGATCAGGGCAAGAGAGGAGGGGGAGGGGTGTTGGTTGcagatctgttttctctctctagtttttagagagagaggctcTCGAACTTTAGACTTCTGTTTTTGGAATTTGGGGTCATGTAGCGGACGAACGCCCTGCATGGATTCCTTATGGCCTTATTCAACTATTATGGTTTTTGGGTATTCTGTGATTCGAACCCGAGACCTCTGTGGATTTTAGACGCGCTGGCCTTTGCGCAACTTttcctgtttttgcttttgaaaTGCTAGAGTGGTGTTGACGTCGTGGCATATATACAAGGACATTCAATACAAAAAAACGTCTTAAAAAAACATTAGTGGGTGTCCCCAAACCTGGTTTGTGTAGTAGTGTCCTCCTCGACAACAAGGTACCGCGCAGCCTTCATCCTGAGCTTTCTGGCCTCCGTCGGATCATCTGGCTGGATGCCAAATTCAAGGTAATTGACAATTCGACCTCTCCAGTCGTTTGGAATTGACTCGATCGTCATGACCCGATGGCGAGGCCTGATACCTTCAATACTTGGTCCTTCGAGCACCTCAATTTTAGCGATGTTAGTGATCTCCGTGCAACCTGAAGCGGCTTTAGCCAACTCATCCACACGGGAATTCTTCTCACGAGGTACCTTGACCAATGAAAGTTGCTCGAACCCGCGCATCAACCCTCGAACCAAATCCTGATACCTAGACATGCATTCTTCCTTGGCGGCGTAGTCGTCATTAGTCAATCCAACGACTAGTTATGAGTCGGAATATACTTGCAAGCGTTGGATTCGCAGTTTCTTCG
It encodes:
- the LOC112203462 gene encoding uncharacterized protein LOC112203462; translation: MSRYQDLVRGLMRGFEQLSLVKVPREKNSRVDELAKAASGCTEITNIAKIEVLEGPSIEGIRPRHRVMTIESIPNDWRGRIVNYLEFGIQPDDPTEARKLRMKAARYLVVEEDTTTQTRFGDTH